Proteins from a genomic interval of Candidatus Krumholzibacteriia bacterium:
- a CDS encoding efflux RND transporter periplasmic adaptor subunit, giving the protein MRLLLPLLCLVVISTAAPARTLRVERGPVERVLVEAGDVQAVRSRDLVAPGDWRAEALIVELATEGTRVAAGDTLVRFDTTTILEEIRTAESEVERRRAEIAARRAGQQQTMASLRSQVRSAEFAAEQAELRLERMEFAAETEREAASLDLARAELQRSEAAAKLEAQATLDSLDLVQLQTGLVQARANLEREREQIERMVLLAPSNGLVIHGETDDERKVREGDEVSAGTVVVRLPDLGELQVELAVHEIDRVHLREGQPVRVGFDAFGDLELPGAVSSIAELSSAARRGSRIQRFDVVVTLEGSDPRLRPGMSARAEIVTARRDDVLRVPRAALARRGDEVVVVRADGTVEPVRVGLVTPLWVELLEGPPPGTELRTPSGLRPFAPLTGDDA; this is encoded by the coding sequence GTGCGCCTTCTCCTCCCCCTGCTCTGCCTCGTCGTGATCTCGACCGCGGCCCCGGCCCGGACGCTGCGGGTGGAGCGTGGACCGGTCGAGCGCGTGCTCGTGGAGGCGGGTGACGTCCAGGCGGTGCGCTCCCGCGACCTGGTCGCCCCGGGGGACTGGCGGGCCGAGGCCCTGATCGTCGAGCTCGCCACCGAGGGCACCCGGGTCGCCGCCGGCGACACGCTCGTGCGCTTCGACACCACGACGATCCTCGAGGAGATCCGCACGGCCGAATCCGAGGTGGAGCGCCGACGTGCCGAGATCGCCGCGCGCCGCGCCGGCCAGCAGCAGACCATGGCCAGCCTGCGCAGTCAGGTCCGCAGCGCGGAATTCGCGGCCGAACAGGCCGAACTTCGGCTGGAGCGCATGGAGTTCGCGGCCGAGACCGAGCGCGAGGCGGCCTCGCTGGACCTCGCACGGGCCGAGCTGCAACGCTCCGAGGCCGCGGCCAAGCTCGAGGCCCAGGCCACGCTCGATTCGCTCGACCTGGTGCAGCTGCAGACCGGCCTCGTGCAGGCGCGCGCGAACCTCGAGCGCGAACGCGAGCAGATCGAGCGCATGGTGCTGCTCGCCCCGAGCAACGGGCTGGTGATCCACGGCGAGACCGACGACGAGCGCAAGGTGCGCGAGGGCGACGAGGTGTCGGCCGGAACGGTCGTCGTCCGTCTGCCCGACCTCGGCGAACTGCAGGTCGAACTCGCCGTGCACGAGATCGACCGGGTCCACCTGCGCGAGGGGCAACCCGTGCGCGTGGGCTTCGACGCCTTCGGCGACCTCGAGCTCCCGGGAGCCGTCTCGAGCATCGCGGAGCTGTCGAGTGCGGCCCGCCGCGGCTCGCGGATCCAGCGCTTCGACGTGGTGGTCACGCTCGAGGGCAGCGATCCGCGCCTGCGTCCCGGCATGTCCGCCCGCGCCGAGATCGTCACCGCTCGCCGCGACGACGTGTTGCGCGTACCACGGGCCGCGCTCGCCCGCCGTGGCGACGAGGTCGTGGTCGTCCGTGCCGACGGAACCGTCGAGCCCGTCCGCGTGGGACTGGTCACGCCGCTGTGGGTCGAACTGCTCGAGGGTCCGCCTCCGGGAACGGAACTCCGGACGCCGTCCGGTCTTCGCCCCTTCGCCCCGCTCACCGGAGACGACGCATGA